A genomic region of Desulfatirhabdium butyrativorans DSM 18734 contains the following coding sequences:
- a CDS encoding AAA family ATPase — translation MKFPYGISDFREIISQGYFYCDRTGCIPLLETGKYLLFIRPRRFGKSLLLSTLFNYYDIARADEFERLFGHLAIGKNPTPLHNSYLV, via the coding sequence CTTACGGTATCTCTGATTTTCGAGAAATTATCTCACAGGGGTATTTCTACTGCGATCGAACCGGCTGCATCCCGCTTCTGGAAACCGGAAAATACCTACTGTTCATTCGTCCTCGGCGATTCGGGAAAAGCCTGCTTCTGTCCACCCTGTTCAATTATTACGATATCGCCAGGGCCGACGAGTTCGAGCGGCTGTTCGGACATCTGGCGATCGGAAAGAATCCCACACCGCTGCACAACAGCTATCTGGT